Genomic DNA from Oreochromis aureus strain Israel breed Guangdong linkage group 2, ZZ_aureus, whole genome shotgun sequence:
gatttcatttttttccaggTGTTTGACGGTCTTTCGAAGTTATTCTTTGAACATTGGCTGCTATTCCTTCATTTTCAGCCTGATCCCacttgttaagccacttaacacagACCTTTGACTCATTCGAGCATGAAAAACGTACCTAAccaaaaaatgaataaagatTATTTCTATACATAACAGACAGATTAGCAaggaagcttttttttaaactgtatctttaGGTTTGTCACAAAAtcacataatttgttcccataTCTTTAGGTTAATCTTTGCTAAAGGTCAAAGATAATACCATTTGACAAGCATAAATCAGTAATTTTACACCAGCAAGGTGATTCCCAGAGAGCTGTTAACTAAAATTGTGCCATATTTTGGCATGCTGTGCAATATGTCCTCAAAAGAAATTAGggaaacagtatctgaaagaaAATAGGACAAAATCCAACAAAAACCTGATACATGATCTGAGAGATACATATGAAGTAGTTACAAATGTGTTACCTGGAACAGTAAATGACACTGCTGACACTACGATGTGATCATACTTTGATACAGTAtatatgttttcatattttacagtATTCGGTTGGTAGGGTTACAGATAGTAAGACTTTTTCCAGTACAGACAGGAATTGAAagcttttttttgaaaaatcgCTGCATTACACCCCTCTGATCGCTTTCACCCCGACCTCTGGAATCTGAAGCCCTCTGTGTCTCATTTAGAGGACGGGGAGGGAGTGCAGACATGATCTGAGGTGGCTGGAAGACCTGTTTATTTTGTTAGCTGTGTGTGCTGATGTGAAGCTGAAAGTCAGgatgtgtgcgtgcgcgtgtgtgtctgtgtgagtgagttTTGTGTCCTGACTTATCATTGGACCTTGACTATCAATCCAGATAATCTGTGGACACTGAAGTGAGGATTACTGAGGATTTGTTCTGAGAAAAGTGAGCCTTACTTGAAGTTGTATTGTCTTAGCCTTTCTGCAGTCACTACGATAGAGAAGACACTGTGTGCCGGTGCTACTTTTATCCATCTGTGCAATGAAAGCCAAAGAGGCAAGTCCTTCAAGGCTCCTAAAGCTTGAACGGGCAGAGAAAGAGTTAGATTTGTGTACCAAACTAAGTGAAGGGGGCGGgggatgtttttttaaagaaaaaaaaaagacgcaGGGGGTGTTTCTTGCCCCTCTCTCCCTTTTTTCTGTCCCTGCTGGTCTCCTTggtcacacacatgcacacatactcctcagaaacacacacacacacacacacacacacaaaaccactGACAAGGGCTCAGTCCTGCTATGGCCACCACTACCACAGAGGAAAGCTCTCCAGTCCCGACCACTGTAGCACCCCAGCAGCCTGACTTGGAAGACAGCCTAAAACCCAAATCTGAGGCAGAAGCTGAGCTGGGCGAGACCCAGTGtgacagagaggaaaaagaggatGAGGAACATGAAGAAGTGGGAAGAAGCTGTGATTCGGAGCAGGAGAATACAAAAGGGAAGAGTTTGGACCCAGAGTGGGTGGAGGAGAGGTTCAGGATCGATAGGAAGAAGCTGGAGACCATGTTGTATGGTGAGTTAAATGCGATTATCAATTTTTAAGGATGGAGCTGTCAGCGCTATGTGCCTGAACTTCAGGGCTTTCTTATCGACTTCATTCTCACAGTCTGCCTTGAACTCTACAACATCTgaattttgtgttattttgatACCTATCCTATCCTGTGCTCCTCATTGACCTTGTTACCTGACCCTGTGCGCCTGTGGGGCCCTCCAGCCGCCTGTGCCCTTGTTGTCGCCATCAGTAACTGCCATCCACTAAACCCCTGTTGCTGCATCATTGTGATTTATGGCCTGCAATTGCTTATGCATTCGCAGGTCCTTTTGGCTATTATCATTCCCGTCTGTGAAGCTGAGGTAACTGCCTCTGTTAGTTATAGCTGCTTGGTGGGTTTATGACAAATGCCTCCCCTGTGTCGCCGGGGAAACTCTTTCTGACAGCGTGCCACTGCTGTAGACACAAGCTGATGTTTGCGCTTGATGGGAAAGTGCTTCAGCTCTGATAACTGCGGCTTGGTTTTTAATGCGCGCGCAGCTGGGACTTCTGCTTTCACTGCTGTTTGAGCAGCCTCAATCAGGCAGTAAACATCCCATCTCAACCCTTTAGGTAATAATCTGTCACACCGTATTCAGGCCTTCACACTGATTTTTGTacacccccctccctccccttgGTTTTGtactttaaaacttttttttctttttgtttgggtAAAGTGGGAGGTATTTGCGTCAGCAAATGCCATTGATGTGATTAGTTGTCTCCAGGCTAATTTGTGGCTGCCTTTCCTAACCACCACCTTTTGCTCCACCCCACACTGTTTTCTTCTCATTCCTCAGCTCTGGCCAGCGTAACCCGTAGTGATAAAAGGAGGGGGTTGAAGGCGTTCCTGGGGCTCCCCCTGAACCCTGTAAATGTCACCATGGAGCAATGGCCTTTTAAAATTGTTTATGTTCCCAGCAACCTCTTGTTCCACTGGCTTGACAAATTTCAGCCAAGTCAACATTGAAATGCAGACTTTGTGTTCACATGCGTCATATTGAACATTGCGTGGCGACCAATACAACCTGACAAATCGCTCTGCGGGGTTTTATTAGGggtttattttatctttatctGCCTCATTTTTAACATGCCTACTGTCTTTCAGCTCCAAAGCATGAGGGTGTTGAGACGGGAGAGGAGTTTTTTGAGAGAGTAAGTGGCTCTCCACACATTCAAGCACTTTATTCCTAAACCAAACAACTAATAATATTTGGCTGTTTTCCTTTGTAAAAACCACTGACAGTGTAATCACTAGTGTTTTAGAGCCTCATGGTTAAATTTATCTTTGACCAGTGAAAACGTCCCTGCTGCAGTTTTATTACTTGTTGGATGCTCTTCATTCAGTGATTACAGATTTTATGGAGGTGATAATTGAAGGTGGAGGCAGCTTTGTATCCTAAGATCTGCTGTCttctctgaatgtgtgtgttctCATTGTAACTGTTACGATTTGCCTGTGTGTATCTTTCTTGCATAGAGTGATAGCAGCTTCTTTGTTTCTCACGCTCTTCTATTGTCCGTGCTTTCACAGGTAATGAGAGAAACTAACACTCAGGTGAAATGGCCATCCAAACTGAAGATAGGAGCCAAGTCAAAGAAAGGTGGCAAATTCTTCATGTTCCGTTCACACCAAAATCAGTGCtctttgttttgtgcttttcccacagctttgtgtgtgtgtttgttaacaGAGATTTATCATTTTCCATCTATTGTTTCCACCTAGATCCACACGTGAAGGTGGAAGGGAAGAGAGCTAATGTCCTGGAAGCCAAAAGGAAGATACTAGAAGTGTTGGAAACCAGGGTGAGGTTGCTGGTGCTTCATATTTACAATGTCAAGAATCCATAGAGGAATGCAAGCTTATAATAAAAgtagttttatgttttttttttttatgttaaagcCAGTATTGAACTGAAATCTGCTCAAATAACCAGCGTTTATATAAAACCAGGTAAACAAGGTGACTCTAAAAATGGACGTGGCCTATACGGAGCATTCTCATGTGATTGGAAAAGGCGGAGGGAATATCAAAAAAGTGATGGAGGTCACATCCTGTCATATTCATTTCCCTGACTCCAACCGTCACAATGCTACTGGAGAGAAAAGCAACCAAGTGGGTGGCATTTTAATTCCACTAACCGCTGCCACTATGACAGGAAACTGAAAACAAATTCGTTTACATGCTATTTATTTATGAATTATCAGGTGTCCATCGCTGGGCCCGTAGAAGGCGTAGAGGAAGCCAGGAGGAGGATAAGAGTGAGTTGTCAATGTGTAATTTGAGCAAACTGCACAGAATAGATTTTTATTTGTCTCAACACTCAATATTTTCACTCCTGTCAGACGCAAAGATCAATAGAGTGATTAAGAGGATGGCTGACACAAAAAGGACAGGTATATCTGTCAAAGCACTGCCTGTCTtgtctctgtctttgtttctctcccACCTCTTCATTATCCCTCCCTTCTGTGTCTCCTTCTCATCGAACCCTTACCCTTCTTATCCCAGGACCTCCAGCCGCTAtccttgacctttgacctgccaGTGAGTCTTGTGCCGCAGGCGCTGCCAGATCCAGGTTCACCACTTATCCAGCAGGTAGTACAGACTCTGGGGGTCAGTGTGAGCTTCAGGGCCATGCCACCCCAGCCTCAAGCCCAGCCGCCCTTTTATGGAAGCTGCTGCACCGTCTGGGGTCTGCAGGGCAACGCAGATGTTGTCAAGGTTAGCATTAAAGATTAAGGAGACTACTGGGTAATGAGGTTTAAGTATCATGTCGTGACTATATATATCATAACCTCACAGAAGGCGACCTGCATCTTGATGGACCTCCTGCTGGGAGCAGAGGTTGCAGGTGGTATAGTCAGCAGCCAGCTGGACGTCACCTCCCAGCAGCACCTATTCCTGCTGGGACAGAATGGTGCTCACTTCCTGAGCGTTATGCACCAGACCCAGACCCAGATCATCCTACCGGACCTCAGCGCCCCTCAGAGTCCTCCCTCGCTGCTCATTCAGGGCAGCCCTGATGGGGTTTGTCTGGCTCGGCAGCAGCTCATGGTACAGCAGGgctgtttattttgtgtgtgcataATTGCTAAAAAACAATGCTGAGAAaactttgctgcttttaatgtttgATACTTTTACAATCTGTGTGATGTTTGCATATTTGTGTACACAATAGGACTGTCTGCCTGTGTGTTTGATGTTTGACATGCGTGAAGATGGGGAGGCCGATCCCTGTAAGCTGGCTCAGATGATGCAAAACCTTGGAGTCTTCATTAGTGTCAAGCCCAAAGTAAAACAGACCAGCAAGGTACATTTTACCTCGCGGCTCTGATGCTTATTGTTTGAGacacaactgaaaaaaaatgctaaTTAGATTGTTTAATTGGCTGTCAGTCCCACCTTTCCAGGCACTAATCCAGGACTGCACTGTAGAGTTTGTGATTGTTTATTTCTTAGGCTTTGTATTGATAAAAACCTGCCCTGAAATATTTCTTTGATTTTGAATGCAAATTATTCTCCCTGTAGTTTTCTGCTGAGTTGAGTACTGATCTAAAAATCTGTGTTGGTTTATAATTGTCAGTCAGTTGTGGTGAAAGGTCTGGAAAGGAATATTTCCTGCCTCTATGAGGCCCGCTGTCTGCTCCTGGGGCTGGATTCCTCTGAGACTGTTAAGATAGCTGAAATGACCCCTGGCTCTCTGCTACCTAGCAGTGGGCTGACCAGCTACTGGCTCAATATGTTGCTGCAGCAGCTTCGCCTGTCTGAACAGGGTGAGAGCATTAACAcgtgatttgtttttgcaatCAGAataattcttttttaaagttttctgcTTCATACTGATTCATTCATATCACCCTTCTTCTTGCTGATCAGGCTCCGTGACTGTTCCTGCTACAGAGATGCCAAACAGTACAAAGCCACGCCCCTCACCTCCACCAGGCCTCACCTCTCCCACTGAGGAGGCTAGGGCAGGGCCGAAGGGAACAGATGGTCGACCTCTGGAGAAGGTGTTTCACTGTTAATgttcaaaatgacaaaacacaaTGTGAAATTCTTCTGAAAATTTCCAATTGTCTTTTTCAGATTCTGGAAAATGAGGACCAGTTTGGTCAGCATGAGAGCTCTGAGGTTGTGGCGATGTCATCGTCTGAGACGTGTGACGCTTTGAAGAGCAGCATCAGCAGGATCGGACTGAATGGTCGGAGGGG
This window encodes:
- the bicc2 gene encoding bicaudal C homolog 2, with the translated sequence MATTTTEESSPVPTTVAPQQPDLEDSLKPKSEAEAELGETQCDREEKEDEEHEEVGRSCDSEQENTKGKSLDPEWVEERFRIDRKKLETMLYAPKHEGVETGEEFFERVMRETNTQVKWPSKLKIGAKSKKDPHVKVEGKRANVLEAKRKILEVLETRVNKVTLKMDVAYTEHSHVIGKGGGNIKKVMEVTSCHIHFPDSNRHNATGEKSNQVSIAGPVEGVEEARRRIRDLQPLSLTFDLPVSLVPQALPDPGSPLIQQVVQTLGVSVSFRAMPPQPQAQPPFYGSCCTVWGLQGNADVVKKATCILMDLLLGAEVAGGIVSSQLDVTSQQHLFLLGQNGAHFLSVMHQTQTQIILPDLSAPQSPPSLLIQGSPDGVCLARQQLMDCLPVCLMFDMREDGEADPCKLAQMMQNLGVFISVKPKVKQTSKSVVVKGLERNISCLYEARCLLLGLDSSETVKIAEMTPGSLLPSSGLTSYWLNMLLQQLRLSEQGSVTVPATEMPNSTKPRPSPPPGLTSPTEEARAGPKGTDGRPLEKILENEDQFGQHESSEVVAMSSSETCDALKSSISRIGLNGRRGSLQGPEIAKVFSQGRRHSTGQVLTYRLLNADTEGGRSERRNSLRRDVTLAQNVRADSFKAEDYDYEKKKLLATRAMQRKPIVTEVRTPTDTWSGLGFSKSMPAEAVKELRNISRRNYKPYLSTGNNQQQSWAAQTGKVANGSDSENWRDRRGSTSSSQPICSSSSSSSSSPSSPLTTFSSSSSFPAFASSMNRTRSDKPSESFASNGSSYFESVCSQRRGSTCSQRSPSPHLTDDLAELLGQLGLLKYIDVFEQQEIDYQTFLTLSDEDLKEVGVSTFGARRKMLLAISELNKSKRRLSDTPAVKPGYLEGGASGRLPRIMDVEAAAQSNRW